CCATCCCGTTATCCGAAATATAAATAACAATGGTATTGTCTATTTTACCTGCTTCTTTTAAATATTGCATCAATTTTCCAAAACCTTGATCTATTCTAGAAATACTTTGATAATATTGAGCAATCTCCTCTCTTGTTTCTTTAGTATCAGGTAAAAAACTTGGTACTAAAACTTTTTCAGGGTCATAAACTATTTCATTCACACCTTTATAACCACCTTTTTTGTTTCCAAAATTATTGGGTTTGTTCCAAGGTGTAGATTCAAAAGGTGCTCCCCTATGTGGATCATCGGTACAAAAATATAAGAAGAAAGGCTTGTCTGTATTTAATACCTCTACACAAGCATCTGCCATTTCTACCGTATTTCTAGGATCTGCTTCTAAAACGGTGTTAAAATGATACACTTTTTCTGGAGCAACATGATATTTCCCTATCCTAGCTGTTTCGTAACCATTTTCCTCTAACAGAACTGGCAAAGATTTTTCGTTATCATAAGTGCTAAAATGATGATAATCGTGCACATGCCCATAAGAACCTGTAGCATGACCATATTTACCTGTAAGAATAACCGATCTACTCGCAGCACAACTTGCACTAGTACAGTAAGCATTGTTAAACAATACTCCTTCTGATGCCATTTTATCTAAATTAGGGGTTTGTATTACAGGGTTTCCATAACATCCTAATGCATCTTTACCATGATCGTCAGACACAAATAAAATAACATTTGGTTTAGAAGTTTTTTTTTGTTTTACTTCTGTTTTTTTGGAGGATTCACAAGCTAATAATAAACAACTGCTAAAACCTACAAAAATTAATGATTTGATTATTTTCTTCATTCTAAATTGTTATATGATAGGTAAATTTAATTTCCATATAACAACAAACTGTATCTTGTAATAAGAATAATGTATCTATTGGTAAATAGACACATTATTCTTTCTTAACTCTCTAGATATCTTTAATCTATAATCAACTTTTTTAGATACACGTTTCCTTTTGAAGTAATTTTTACAGGATAAATTCCCCTTGTAAATGATGATACGTCTAATACCGTAGAAGCATCTGCTTTATCTATTTTATGAACTACTACTCCTAATGAGTTATACACAACTACACTAGCTAGATCTTGTAAATTAAAGTACACTTTTTCATTTGCAGGATTAGGATACACCATATTATTTCCTACTCTAGAATGATTTTCATCTATACTTAAGCTCTCTTTTGGTTCAATATGTATATCATCTAAATAAAAAGCCCCTTTTCCTCCTCCATAGCTAGGATCGTTGTTTACGCTAATTCTAAATTCCGAATTATCTGCCGGTTCATCAATTGTAAATTCGTTTTTTAAACTTACCCACTCTCCCTTTTGTAATCCGTTAAGATCCCAATAAGAAGCAATCCATGGCTCTGTGATATAGGTATAAAAACTCTTTAAAGTTGTTGAATTATCAACCCAAACTTTAAGACTAATCTCATAAGTTCCGGCATCTAATGTCACTCCATTTTCTACTATCGTATTGATTTCTGATATAAAAGGAATCTGCTGTTGATCTAACAATGTATGTAGTTCAATATCATCAATATACATTTCTCCTTTTCCTCCTGCAGATGTATCAACTTGAACTAGTAAATTTCCATCAACAATGGCCTCATCTAAAACCAAAGTTGTTTCAACAGCTACCCATTGTTCTTTTGGCAAACCTGACAAATCAAAAACAGCATTCACAAACAATGGTTTTACCACCATTTTAAGCGCACTTATTTCTGCATCTACTGCAAGCCACACCATTGCATTCATGGTATAAGTTCCTTTTACTAGATCTATTTTCATGGCTGTATCACTACTTCCATGGGCTTTTTTATTCCCTGTAATAATCTCCGAACTCGTATATTTTAAGCTGTGACTAGAACCATTACTTCCTTTATCACTTACAATACTAAAATTTTCTGGGTGTTGCATCCACCACCCTGTATCAGTACCTGTAACTTCAAAACCATAATACTCTTCATCAAAAATATTTGCTCCTGAGTTTTGAGCACAAAGCTGTAAACACCCTGTGATTAGCCAAAATCCTATTATTTTTAAAACCTTTTTCATATACTATATTTAATTTAAAGGTGAACTTAAAGTGATATCTATAAATCTAAATCCTCCACAAGGAATTGTAACTTCTACCGCAGAAGGGCTATTGATATCAAACGTTTTTCCATCTAAAATATCTTTCATATTTGTAGGTTGTACACTCTGAAACTTCACAATGGCTTTCTTTTCACTTGGGTTTAAATATCCACCATCAATAACTGTCAATCTCAAATTAGTTGGAGAGGTTTGTGCTACCACCCATGCTACTTCACCTGTAACTGTTAATGGAATTAATTGTTCGCTGTCTTTTAAATCATTTTTTATCACAGAAGCATAAGTATCGGCATTCATTTGTTGTGTTTTGTCTGCCGAATAATAATACCGACCATCAGTATAATATTCTTTCATAATGTTTTGATACAAAGGATGTAAATGTGAGGTTAAACTTCCTCTAGGAGCCGTAGCATCTACATAAGCCCCACTTTGAGGAGGCGTTATCAACACCAATCCATGTGGATAGTTTGGTAAATAGTTTTGTCTTCTATCTTTTACCCCACCTGCATAACTAGAAAAATCCCATGAGGTTACAGGAGATGCCATCCAAGTAGCATTTTGCCTACTAAACACAAAAGGATTGTTGTCTTCAAAATCAGAATTATAATATGTAGACCATTTTGCACTACTTCCTTCAAGCAAATAATGTTCGTCAGGTTCAAACATGCTTAAATGTACTGGAGAATAACTTACAATTTCATTTGTTTTAGGAATGTACAAAGCTCCTTTAGCTACCAATTCCCAAAGAATACTAATATAGTCTGAATCTACCGCTAAATTGTTAATGTACTGAGCTCCATTGGCCATATGATAGATCAAATGACGTAAAAAATGATTAGGCAATCTTTGGTTACTAAATTGTCTTGATCTGTCAAAACTAGGATTGTCTGGCACAGCTCTAGTCCCCCAACTATCAGTGGCTCCACTAGCCCAAATTCCTGCTCTACCTGCAATACTAATATCCATAGCCTTGTCTGTTGTTTCTTCCATAGAAGGTACAAACACGTTTGAAAATTCCCCAGAAAGCAAGCGACTCCACATAGGCAAATACGCATTTCCTTGCCAGAAATTATGCTTAGTTCTCACAAAAATATTTGCGTTTTTATCAGAAGCATAGTTAGCTAAAGGATAAAACAAATCATTTAATACCCAAGCAAAATCATCTGAATGATCTTCTAATTCTGGATAAATCAATACTGTTTTTTTACCATTAGCAAAATCTATAATTTGTTCTGTAGTGCTTCTTTGGAACATATAAGGATCATTTCCATGACCTCCCCAATAGGCTATTCCAGGTTTCCCTGTGTACCATGGCGTAATATGATCAATAGCTCCTTGTTGAGTTAAAGTATAATTTCTTCTACCGTCTCTTTTATTCTTATATTTTTCATTTTCCATGGCAGATCTATCCCAATCTTCTGCTACAGACATATGACTTCCTCCTAAAAATAAAGGACTGTTATAATTCGCAATAATATGATCTGCTGTGGTTTTTGATAATCCACTATCTATATCTGGAGTCATTAAATAAACAGGTAAAGGATCTCTTTCGCTTTCTGGTTTTTGATAGTTAGCTAACTGATTTC
Above is a genomic segment from Wenyingzhuangia fucanilytica containing:
- a CDS encoding T9SS type A sorting domain-containing protein; translation: MKKVLKIIGFWLITGCLQLCAQNSGANIFDEEYYGFEVTGTDTGWWMQHPENFSIVSDKGSNGSSHSLKYTSSEIITGNKKAHGSSDTAMKIDLVKGTYTMNAMVWLAVDAEISALKMVVKPLFVNAVFDLSGLPKEQWVAVETTLVLDEAIVDGNLLVQVDTSAGGKGEMYIDDIELHTLLDQQQIPFISEINTIVENGVTLDAGTYEISLKVWVDNSTTLKSFYTYITEPWIASYWDLNGLQKGEWVSLKNEFTIDEPADNSEFRISVNNDPSYGGGKGAFYLDDIHIEPKESLSIDENHSRVGNNMVYPNPANEKVYFNLQDLASVVVYNSLGVVVHKIDKADASTVLDVSSFTRGIYPVKITSKGNVYLKKLIID
- a CDS encoding PQQ-binding-like beta-propeller repeat protein is translated as MRVLKLNFKYFVAFLLIVSNLQYGFSQKVFDFEDQGLDWSFKNSSYWKVNTEQSVSGSYALKYTVPENLTYEVPAITSIDTELTIQKVRTAIIGDKTQIIANSYEGTVLSVGFDGAILWKNKLSGFMNHDIWCADLTGDGNDEVLAANADGNLYCIDANGKLLWTFKTNHQNKPPMYAVCVVHDNGTPYVVCGGLDLSIYYISATGDLVKEIKSSTYSVEKPWGDNQPPSFVHYANFLRPVKKADGTEMLVVLGSNNHMQDRGSLYFFDVLENTPFKITGIEAPTVIGEFKVSDHDNDGVQEILLGTSGHHNTMSTIRFNIIDDSLEAYDLTKLGFGYSVTQPEFINDEGVEKYMFLVGQFMFLVDTDLDPESQEKLETKYSYNDMWKDPVSGKIILASSESGGSNIHIIDTQITGWKGAYEELKPKGKLEEIINNTEKTRNQLANYQKPESERDPLPVYLMTPDIDSGLSKTTADHIIANYNSPLFLGGSHMSVAEDWDRSAMENEKYKNKRDGRRNYTLTQQGAIDHITPWYTGKPGIAYWGGHGNDPYMFQRSTTEQIIDFANGKKTVLIYPELEDHSDDFAWVLNDLFYPLANYASDKNANIFVRTKHNFWQGNAYLPMWSRLLSGEFSNVFVPSMEETTDKAMDISIAGRAGIWASGATDSWGTRAVPDNPSFDRSRQFSNQRLPNHFLRHLIYHMANGAQYINNLAVDSDYISILWELVAKGALYIPKTNEIVSYSPVHLSMFEPDEHYLLEGSSAKWSTYYNSDFEDNNPFVFSRQNATWMASPVTSWDFSSYAGGVKDRRQNYLPNYPHGLVLITPPQSGAYVDATAPRGSLTSHLHPLYQNIMKEYYTDGRYYYSADKTQQMNADTYASVIKNDLKDSEQLIPLTVTGEVAWVVAQTSPTNLRLTVIDGGYLNPSEKKAIVKFQSVQPTNMKDILDGKTFDINSPSAVEVTIPCGGFRFIDITLSSPLN
- a CDS encoding sulfatase codes for the protein MKKIIKSLIFVGFSSCLLLACESSKKTEVKQKKTSKPNVILFVSDDHGKDALGCYGNPVIQTPNLDKMASEGVLFNNAYCTSASCAASRSVILTGKYGHATGSYGHVHDYHHFSTYDNEKSLPVLLEENGYETARIGKYHVAPEKVYHFNTVLEADPRNTVEMADACVEVLNTDKPFFLYFCTDDPHRGAPFESTPWNKPNNFGNKKGGYKGVNEIVYDPEKVLVPSFLPDTKETREEIAQYYQSISRIDQGFGKLMQYLKEAGKIDNTIVIYISDNGMAFPGAKTTVYEPGIQLPCIIKDPFKNKHGAVNNAKISWVDLTPTILDMTGVVYNSKDFHGKSFNKIIDEENPKGWDQIYASHTFHEITMYYPMRVVIDKNYKLIWNIAWPLEYPFASDLWAASTWQSSYRNHSKTFGERNIDDFLYRAEFELYDLDKDPGEVKNLSKDPEFDDVLNRMKKELQGFQKITQDPWFIMWNHDSSLQGAGVEL